Proteins encoded by one window of Mechercharimyces sp. CAU 1602:
- a CDS encoding S8 family serine peptidase — MKRMRKGFAVVLALALTCTMSFALVLSAEAKDQSSLMEEGRKHIIVKFKDNVSIQAMGSMHKKEGSKMLSRNDRLRYDVVEVHGQSVEDAIADYEKRADVEYAEPRIVYHTMWTPDDPYYASDQYGPQNMSAEGAWDITRGNSDVVVAVVDTGVQDDHQDLSQQVSQGYDFVDDDRNAYDEQGHGTHVAGTIAATTNNGKGVAGVAPDVSIMAVRVLDSNGSGYNDWVASGIEYAASNGADVINLSLGGSRSSQVVKDAVEFAWAQGAVVIAAAGNSNTSSPSYPAYYEESIAVAAVDSGDRKASFSNYGDWVDIAAPGVDIISTQLGGGYVKYSGTSMAAPHTAGAAALLASSGMNHTEIRAALENNADHIPGTGTSWQNGRVNILAALDGDGDDGGGEEDDPYEPNDSLADAYGPINSDQKYKSYIYDGSDEDYYKLKTSRSGTITVKLRSLPADYDLYLYDADGNMLDRSWNGGTSRETISYNGGAGTYYVKVVGWNGASSKTDTYRLKAIFNQ, encoded by the coding sequence ATGAAGCGTATGAGAAAAGGTTTCGCCGTGGTGTTGGCGCTGGCGCTAACATGTACAATGTCTTTTGCGCTGGTATTGTCTGCTGAAGCGAAGGATCAATCATCGTTAATGGAAGAGGGTCGTAAGCATATCATTGTGAAGTTTAAAGATAATGTTTCGATCCAGGCAATGGGCAGTATGCACAAAAAAGAAGGATCGAAAATGCTCTCGCGCAATGATCGCTTGAGGTATGATGTCGTCGAAGTTCATGGTCAGTCAGTAGAAGATGCCATTGCGGATTATGAGAAGAGAGCAGACGTGGAGTATGCAGAGCCGCGAATTGTTTATCATACGATGTGGACCCCTGATGATCCATACTACGCCTCTGATCAGTATGGCCCACAAAACATGTCGGCAGAAGGGGCATGGGATATCACTCGCGGAAACAGTGATGTTGTTGTAGCGGTAGTCGACACAGGTGTGCAAGATGATCATCAAGACTTGTCCCAACAAGTGTCGCAAGGTTATGACTTTGTCGACGACGATAGAAATGCTTACGATGAACAAGGGCATGGCACGCATGTGGCAGGTACGATTGCTGCTACCACCAATAATGGGAAAGGCGTTGCGGGTGTAGCCCCCGATGTGAGCATCATGGCAGTACGAGTACTGGATTCTAATGGATCGGGGTATAACGACTGGGTGGCAAGTGGCATCGAATATGCCGCTTCCAATGGAGCCGATGTTATCAACTTAAGCCTCGGCGGTTCTAGATCGTCGCAAGTGGTAAAAGATGCAGTTGAGTTTGCATGGGCACAAGGGGCAGTGGTAATTGCGGCTGCAGGCAATTCCAACACTTCCTCTCCCTCTTACCCTGCTTATTATGAAGAATCCATCGCTGTAGCAGCAGTTGATTCAGGTGATCGTAAAGCATCGTTTTCCAACTACGGGGATTGGGTCGACATCGCTGCACCTGGAGTAGATATCATCTCGACTCAGCTAGGTGGGGGTTACGTTAAGTACAGCGGCACCTCGATGGCAGCTCCGCATACGGCAGGAGCGGCTGCTCTGCTCGCATCCAGTGGTATGAACCATACCGAGATTCGGGCGGCGTTGGAGAACAATGCTGATCACATTCCAGGTACGGGAACTTCCTGGCAGAACGGTCGCGTCAATATCTTGGCGGCGTTAGATGGAGATGGCGATGATGGTGGTGGGGAAGAAGATGATCCATATGAGCCAAACGATAGTTTGGCTGACGCGTATGGTCCGATCAATTCCGATCAGAAATATAAAAGCTACATCTATGATGGTAGCGATGAAGATTACTATAAGCTAAAAACCTCCAGGAGCGGGACGATTACCGTGAAATTGAGATCGCTCCCCGCTGACTATGACCTCTACCTCTACGATGCAGATGGCAATATGCTAGATCGTTCGTGGAATGGGGGTACGTCCAGAGAGACGATCTCGTACAATGGTGGTGCAGGTACCTACTATGTCAAAGTAGTAGGCTGGAATGGGGCATCCAGTAAAACGGATACGTATCGCCTCAAAGCTATCTTTAATCAATAG
- a CDS encoding PPC domain-containing protein, whose amino-acid sequence MYRALTGDDDGGGGDDEDTFEPNDSIATAYGPINSGEEYESFIFDGSDEDYYKLEAAAGTINISLKSLPGDYDLYLYNASGSRVARSWNGSTSDESISYDAAAGTYYIRVVGWNGASSKSDSYLLKATFTSDDGGGEGDWYYEDKRFDTDHPYSNYYNKSHTYTKSGASKVALYFSRFETESNYDFVYIKDKNGTTKETFDGDLEPFWVIVDGDKITANLVSDFSITDYGYSITEVAYFIEGEAPTKASKKSKHPIK is encoded by the coding sequence ATGTACCGTGCATTGACTGGAGATGACGATGGTGGTGGCGGTGATGATGAGGATACTTTCGAACCTAACGACAGTATCGCTACCGCTTATGGACCTATCAACTCGGGTGAAGAGTATGAAAGCTTCATCTTTGATGGCAGTGATGAGGATTACTACAAGTTGGAAGCAGCTGCAGGCACCATTAACATTAGCTTGAAGTCACTGCCGGGCGACTATGATCTCTATCTCTACAATGCATCAGGTTCTAGAGTGGCCCGATCGTGGAATGGCTCTACTTCAGACGAGTCGATTTCCTATGATGCAGCGGCAGGAACGTACTACATCCGTGTAGTGGGATGGAATGGGGCATCTAGTAAATCTGACTCCTATTTGTTGAAAGCGACGTTTACATCCGATGATGGTGGGGGAGAGGGAGACTGGTATTATGAAGATAAACGCTTCGATACCGATCATCCTTATTCTAACTACTACAATAAATCCCACACCTATACCAAGTCGGGAGCAAGTAAGGTAGCTCTCTACTTCAGTCGCTTTGAAACTGAGTCAAACTATGATTTTGTCTATATCAAAGATAAAAATGGGACTACAAAAGAGACTTTTGATGGAGACTTGGAACCGTTTTGGGTGATCGTTGATGGTGACAAGATTACCGCTAACTTGGTATCTGATTTCTCCATCACCGATTATGGTTATTCCATCACGGAAGTGGCTTACTTTATTGAAGGAGAGGCGCCAACAAAGGCGAGTAAGAAGTCGAAGCATCCGATAAAGTAG
- a CDS encoding SBBP repeat-containing protein, with protein MDRSLLFVAKEKKEEDQHVVIAEQDAVNFTFHLDRIHMRFDTDKGERVLTFRLLAESADTEMYVGPQGESVIYKEVWPGIDLIFTGTEEHLKYDVAVQPGACVDQIRFRYEGGTSSTVDEHGDLYVHTSSGVLREGKPISFQWSEGKRQTIPTAFRLFEDGSMGFEVSKYDPAQLLLIDPVVFYSTFLGGSSTDQGSGIAVDTEGNAYVAGITSSTDFPTTTGAFQTTFVGGPSDVFVTKINEAGTSLVYSTFLGGTSGETTLPINGISVDAMRTVFVAGQTLSSDFPTTTGAFQTIFGGLVDGFVTRLNSTGSSLIYSTFLGGSGSDVATDLALNGLGNAYITGITNSTDFPTTSMAFQTVLASAAEDAFVTRLNSAGSALVYSTYLGGSLADRGLGIAVDSENNAYVVGFTESTNFPITTGAFQTVLTGGTDSDGFVSKLNALGTSLIYSTYLGGSASDDASGIDLDGANNAYVTGTTSSTDFPTTPNAFQPSIAGSDDAYVTKLNVTGSSLVYSTFLGGSESDNGIKIAVDSFGGAWVTGVTRSTNFPLTSNAFQDSLNGEADAFVTQISYSGQGISFSSYLGGSEGETGFDVAIDRQENAYFTGVTASTDFPVTFQAVQTLFGGQADAFVTKVGTVTTVGPTGPTGATGPSGPTGPTGASGAAGARGPRGRRGPRGPRGPRGTGAGELGL; from the coding sequence ATGGATAGATCCTTGTTGTTTGTAGCCAAAGAGAAGAAGGAAGAGGATCAACATGTAGTTATTGCTGAACAAGACGCAGTTAACTTTACATTTCATCTAGATCGCATCCATATGCGATTTGATACGGATAAAGGAGAGAGAGTACTTACTTTTCGCCTCTTAGCTGAAAGTGCAGATACCGAGATGTATGTGGGGCCGCAGGGGGAAAGTGTGATTTATAAAGAGGTATGGCCTGGAATTGACTTGATCTTTACGGGTACGGAAGAGCACCTCAAATATGATGTGGCAGTGCAGCCAGGGGCATGTGTAGATCAGATTCGCTTTCGATACGAAGGGGGAACATCTTCTACCGTAGATGAGCATGGCGATCTGTATGTTCATACATCGAGCGGCGTACTTCGTGAAGGCAAGCCGATCAGTTTTCAGTGGAGCGAAGGGAAGAGGCAGACGATTCCAACAGCTTTTCGCTTGTTTGAAGATGGAAGTATGGGATTTGAGGTTAGCAAATATGATCCCGCACAGCTGCTTCTTATCGATCCAGTCGTGTTTTATTCTACCTTTCTCGGGGGGAGTAGCACTGACCAGGGAAGTGGAATCGCGGTAGATACAGAGGGGAATGCGTATGTGGCGGGTATAACTTCTTCCACAGATTTTCCGACGACGACAGGGGCATTTCAGACAACATTTGTGGGAGGCCCTTCAGATGTATTTGTTACTAAGATTAATGAAGCCGGAACGTCGCTAGTGTACTCCACCTTCTTGGGAGGAACAAGTGGAGAAACCACACTTCCTATAAATGGGATTTCAGTAGATGCGATGCGAACGGTGTTTGTAGCAGGACAAACGTTATCCTCTGACTTTCCGACGACGACAGGCGCATTTCAAACCATCTTCGGTGGGTTAGTGGATGGCTTTGTTACTCGACTTAATTCTACTGGTTCCTCTCTTATATATTCTACTTTCCTAGGAGGAAGTGGCTCTGATGTTGCAACAGATCTAGCATTAAACGGGTTAGGAAATGCGTATATAACAGGGATTACTAACTCTACAGATTTTCCAACCACATCTATGGCGTTCCAAACTGTTTTGGCGAGTGCGGCAGAGGATGCTTTTGTCACAAGATTAAACTCTGCTGGCAGTGCTCTGGTTTATTCCACTTACTTAGGAGGAAGCTTAGCCGACAGAGGCTTAGGCATCGCTGTGGATAGTGAGAATAATGCCTATGTAGTGGGTTTTACCGAGTCGACTAATTTCCCGATAACGACGGGTGCCTTTCAGACGGTTCTTACCGGAGGAACGGATTCAGATGGATTTGTTAGCAAACTGAATGCACTGGGAACTTCGCTTATCTATTCCACTTATCTAGGGGGGAGCGCCAGTGATGACGCTAGTGGAATTGACCTCGATGGTGCCAATAATGCTTATGTGACTGGAACAACCAGCTCAACCGATTTTCCGACGACACCAAACGCGTTTCAACCATCCATTGCAGGGTCGGATGATGCGTACGTGACGAAACTGAATGTAACGGGTAGTTCACTCGTGTATTCCACCTTCTTGGGGGGAAGCGAGAGTGACAATGGAATTAAGATCGCAGTCGATTCTTTTGGCGGAGCATGGGTTACAGGGGTTACCCGATCCACCAACTTTCCGCTCACATCAAACGCCTTTCAAGATAGTCTTAATGGAGAAGCAGACGCCTTTGTCACTCAAATAAGCTATTCTGGACAAGGGATTTCATTTTCTTCCTATCTGGGCGGAAGTGAGGGAGAGACTGGATTTGATGTTGCCATTGACCGCCAGGAGAATGCATATTTTACAGGGGTAACCGCGTCAACAGATTTTCCTGTTACCTTTCAAGCAGTCCAAACATTATTTGGCGGGCAGGCAGATGCATTTGTGACCAAAGTGGGTACGGTTACAACTGTCGGTCCAACCGGCCCCACTGGTGCAACTGGCCCCTCCGGCCCAACCGGTCCAACGGGAGCATCTGGAGCAGCTGGGGCAAGGGGACCGAGAGGACGTCGGGGCCCCAGAGGACCACGTGGCCCTCGTGGAACAGGTGCAGGCGAGTTGGGTTTGTAG
- a CDS encoding TcaA 3rd/4th domain-containing protein, protein MNIEKAKALLFQTKEKATPFISKNKKVLYPLGGLLAIIVILLIFGSDGHSDPQRMVREFEMALAKGDVETVMDMVVSDDDKIEINREQIQQFVDYTQEHDQFYSGISQILNAQAAYYADSEDIMHFRNGMTSKELLKAGPYYVKKNEIPILPDSYSIGVRSYHIKLKTNSPEVNLKVAGKEVFKTKEGKLSYTYGPVMPGIYQVSADKKFEYAQLSTENEVILFGDYNKPETSNLNLNGEMVTISSQFTDETFYVNGKKVGKVSEYKEFGPVTKDGSIKIYGEMKCPWGTCKSPTKTIDEDTKDIDITPHPFSDKKSQKPITKLINDYTKQWIEARKTRNANIITTLADDELNDEIKHIDYMKEFERTFKGSAIGTRIDYGTVELTKEGDRYQVKLLVEFHSKYEEYSKYSHDDDDPLVEHINKKQVTLTYFDEKKKWLISGFDSSYGYGKEMNGKMVVKSKFK, encoded by the coding sequence ATGAACATAGAGAAAGCAAAAGCATTGTTATTTCAAACAAAAGAAAAAGCGACACCTTTCATCTCGAAAAACAAGAAAGTGCTGTACCCACTGGGCGGACTTCTTGCTATTATCGTTATTTTATTGATATTTGGGTCGGATGGACACTCCGATCCACAAAGGATGGTCAGAGAATTTGAAATGGCTTTGGCAAAAGGGGATGTCGAGACCGTCATGGATATGGTTGTATCCGACGATGACAAAATAGAAATTAACAGAGAGCAAATCCAGCAATTTGTAGATTATACTCAGGAACATGATCAATTCTACTCTGGAATTTCACAGATACTAAACGCACAAGCCGCATACTACGCTGATTCGGAAGACATTATGCACTTCCGGAATGGGATGACGTCCAAAGAGTTACTAAAGGCAGGGCCATACTACGTAAAAAAGAACGAAATTCCCATCTTGCCTGACTCGTATAGTATTGGCGTACGATCATATCACATTAAGCTAAAGACCAATTCTCCTGAGGTGAACCTAAAAGTCGCGGGAAAAGAGGTATTCAAAACTAAAGAAGGGAAGTTAAGCTATACATATGGTCCCGTGATGCCTGGTATTTACCAAGTGAGTGCAGATAAAAAGTTTGAGTATGCTCAACTGAGTACCGAAAACGAGGTTATTTTGTTTGGAGATTACAATAAGCCAGAAACATCAAACCTAAACCTCAATGGCGAAATGGTTACCATTAGCTCACAGTTTACAGACGAAACCTTCTATGTCAATGGAAAGAAAGTGGGCAAGGTCAGTGAATATAAGGAATTTGGTCCAGTCACAAAGGATGGGTCGATCAAGATTTACGGAGAAATGAAATGCCCATGGGGAACATGCAAGAGTCCAACCAAGACTATAGATGAGGACACCAAAGATATAGATATCACTCCCCATCCATTCAGTGATAAAAAATCACAGAAACCCATTACAAAATTGATTAACGATTACACAAAGCAGTGGATCGAAGCCCGTAAAACGAGAAATGCCAATATAATCACGACCCTAGCAGACGATGAACTGAACGATGAAATAAAGCATATTGATTATATGAAGGAATTTGAGCGAACCTTTAAAGGGTCAGCGATAGGAACCCGCATCGACTATGGGACTGTAGAACTAACCAAGGAAGGTGATCGTTATCAAGTAAAGTTGTTAGTAGAATTTCACTCCAAATATGAGGAGTATAGTAAGTACAGCCATGACGATGACGACCCTTTGGTGGAACACATTAACAAAAAACAAGTTACCCTTACCTATTTCGATGAAAAGAAAAAGTGGCTTATATCTGGCTTCGATAGTTCTTATGGGTACGGGAAAGAAATGAATGGCAAAATGGTTGTAAAGAGCAAGTTTAAGTAA
- the dinB gene encoding DNA polymerase IV has translation MRKIIHIDMDAFFAAVEQRENPDLQGKPVVIGGDPYARGVVATCSYEARKYGIHSAMPSKQAQIRCPHAIFIRPRMSLYKEVSQEVMEIFHSFTSLVEPLSLDEAYLDVSENKVGMQSATLVARQIKERIWEELKLTASAGVSYNKFIAKLASGYRKPDGLTVITPEQAQAFLDAEPIHHFWGVGKVTAQQLKGYGIETGADLRQWSKEKCMEVLGSRGELLYRFVRGEDERPVNPKRIRKSIGRETTLQVDLTEWDEIFPILETLVSSLEAYLLQKGEQAQVLVLKVKFHDFKQITRRLTLPEPISTVQEMMSYLQQMSKRAPLEGKSVRLVGVTLAGFVSRKRAYEQLRLF, from the coding sequence ATGCGAAAGATTATTCATATTGATATGGATGCCTTCTTTGCGGCAGTAGAGCAACGGGAGAATCCAGACTTACAGGGGAAGCCAGTAGTGATAGGCGGAGATCCTTATGCGCGCGGTGTGGTTGCCACCTGTTCATATGAAGCAAGGAAGTATGGTATTCATTCGGCTATGCCTTCCAAACAGGCACAAATACGTTGTCCACACGCAATCTTCATTCGTCCGCGTATGTCTTTGTACAAGGAAGTGTCACAGGAAGTGATGGAGATCTTTCATTCTTTTACCTCCTTAGTCGAGCCGTTATCACTAGATGAAGCGTATTTGGATGTAAGTGAGAATAAGGTGGGTATGCAATCTGCGACGTTGGTGGCACGCCAGATCAAAGAACGGATATGGGAAGAGCTGAAATTAACAGCTTCAGCAGGGGTATCCTACAATAAATTTATAGCGAAGCTGGCGTCAGGTTATCGGAAACCAGATGGATTAACCGTGATTACACCAGAGCAGGCGCAAGCCTTTCTCGATGCTGAGCCGATCCATCACTTTTGGGGGGTGGGCAAGGTAACAGCACAACAGCTAAAAGGGTATGGGATAGAGACAGGAGCGGATCTACGTCAATGGTCCAAAGAGAAATGCATGGAGGTATTGGGGAGTCGAGGGGAGCTACTCTACCGCTTTGTCAGGGGGGAAGATGAACGCCCTGTCAACCCCAAGCGAATACGTAAGTCGATTGGGCGGGAGACAACTTTGCAGGTGGATCTGACAGAGTGGGATGAGATATTCCCTATTCTAGAAACGTTAGTTTCTTCGTTAGAAGCTTACTTACTACAGAAGGGAGAACAAGCACAAGTGCTCGTACTCAAAGTGAAATTCCATGATTTTAAACAGATCACACGCAGATTAACGCTCCCAGAACCGATCAGTACAGTGCAAGAGATGATGTCTTACCTTCAACAAATGAGTAAAAGGGCTCCCTTAGAGGGGAAGAGTGTCAGATTAGTAGGTGTTACCTTGGCCGGCTTTGTGTCACGAAAGCGAGCGTATGAGCAGTTACGTTTATTTTAA